The sequence below is a genomic window from Kitasatospora kifunensis.
TGACCTCGTCCGCCAACCGCACCGCACCGTCCAGGGTGCCGTCGGCCGCCTCGAACCAGTCGGCGTCCGGCAGCATCGGCAGCAGCCGCTCGCGCAGCCGGGCCCCCGAGCCGTTGCTGATCGCCACCGCGACCCGCCCGGCCGTCGACAGCCGCTGGTCGGCCAGGATGCCGGCCAGCGCGTCCAGCGCGCCCGGGCGGATCTCGACGAAGACCGGCGAGGGGATCAGCCTGGTCAGTACTGGCACGCGATCTCCCGCGCCTTGGCCAGGTCCTCGTGGTTGTCGACCTCGACCCAGGAGACCTCGCCGATCGGCTGCACGTCGATCCGCAGGCCGCGGTCGGCCATCTCCTGGTAGCCGTCCTCGTAGTAGAGCTGCGGGTCACGCTCGTAGGTGGTGCGCAGCGCGTCGGCCAGGTCCTCGGCGGCGGCCGGGCTGATCACGGTGACCCCGATGTACTCACCGGTCGCCTCGGCCGGGTCCATCAGCTTGGTGATCCTTTGCATGCCCTTGACCGGGTCGACGATGACCTTCATCTCCTCGTCGGCCAGCTTCTTGTGGGTATCCAGCGCGAGCAGGATGCCCGGGGCGCGGCCCTCGGCGATCAGGCGGTCGTATCCGTCCAGCATGGTGCGCTGCACCGAGGCCGGATGCACGGTGTCGCCGTTGGCCAGTAGCAGGCCCTCGGCGAACAGCTCCCGGGCGCACCACAGCGAGTAGGCGTTGTTCCACTCCTCGGCCTTGTCGTTCTCGACCAGGGTGAGCTTGACGCCGTACTTCTGCTCCAGCGCCTCCTGGCGCTCGTACACGGCCTCCTTGCGGTAGCCGACGACGATCGCGGCCTCACGCAGGCCGACCTCGGCGAAGTTGCCGAGCGTGAGGTCCAGCACGGTCTTCTCGCCATCCACCGGCACCAGCGCCTTGGGCAGCGTGTCGGTGTACGGACGGAGCCGGCGGCCGGCTCCGGCCGCCAGAACGAGGCCGATCATGCGGGGTCTCCTGTTTCGTCGTGCCGGGTGCGCCGTGCTGCCCTGGGGTTCCCCTGTACCGTCCACGAGTCTTCCGATGCACATCCGCACCTGCATGTGCCCGACCACGGAACGACGCCCCGGTCCCGCCGCTCGGCGGTGCACCGTGTCGTTAGTGATGGTAGGCGACCGGCACCGTCAGCCCGAACGCCGCCCAACCCGCCGAGGTGCCCCTCAGCGGCGGATCGGGCCAGCTCGTGAGGGCCTCCGGACGGTTGCGTGGCGACCAGGTGTCGGACTGGTGTGCGAGAAAAGCCACTCGTTCGGACAGCAGTGCGGACCGACGGCGCTCATCGGCTACCTCGCGCCGGTGATCCCGGGGATCGTGCGTCGAATCCGTCCCAGCACCTCGGCCATGCGGCAGACTGGGGATCGACGCCCTCCGTACGCGACGCAGCACGACTCGCGCCCGGGGGCGTGCTGCCGTCCGCTGGACCGGGGGGGCTTGCCCGGGTGGCACACCCGGGTGGCGGCGCCGGTCCCCGTGCCGAAAGAGGCGCTATGCCCGAGAGTTCATCGACCAGCCTTGCCACCGACCCGGCCGGCGAGGTCGCCGAGCCCGCGGCCGCTCCCGAGATCCTGCTGGAGCTGGTGGACGACAAGGGCGCCACCATCGGCACCGCCGAGAAGCTCTGGGCCCACCAGCAGCCGGGCCATCTGCACCGGGCGTTCTCGGTCTTCCTCTTCGACCAGCAGGGCCGGCTGCTGCTCCAGCGGCGCGCGCTGAGCAAGTACCACTCCCCCGGTGTCTGGTCCAACACCTGCTGCGGCCACCCCTACCCCGGCGAACCGCCGTTCGTGGCCGCCGCCCGGCGCACCGGCGAGGAGCTGGGCGCGGCCCCCAGCCTGCTCGGCGCGGCGGGCACCGTGCGCTACGACCTGCCGGACGAGGCGTCCGGGCTGATCGAGCGGGAGTGGAACCACCTCTTCGTCGGCCTGCTCACCGATGAGCTGCGGCCCGACCCGGAGGAGGTCGAGGACACCCGCTTCGTGACAGCGCGGGAGCTGAAGGAAATGCAGCAGGAGCGGCCGTTCTCGGTCTGGTTCAACACCGTGTTCGAGGCGGCGCTGCCGGGGATCCGGGAGATCGCGGGACCGAGCTGGTAGGGGGTCGTAGGGGGTCGCTGTTGGTGGGGGGCCGGGGGCTGCTGGTGGGGGGCCGGGGCGGGGGGGTGAGGGGCTGCTCAGCGGCTGCCTGTCCTGTGGTCTCCGGAGCCGCTCCCCGCCCGCCCGGTGGTGGCGGGGAGCGGCAGCGAGGCCCAGATCACCTTGCCGCCGTCCCCCGTCCGCTCCACGTCGCAGGCGCCGCCCGCCGCCACCGCGATGCTCTTGACCAGTAGCAACCCGCGCCCGCCGGTCTGCTCCGGATCGCTCTGCACAGCCTTGGGCTGGTGCGGATGCCCGTCCTCCACCGCCACCCGCACCTGGCCGCAGCCGATCTCCACCTCCGTGGTCACCCGCGGCGAGAGCACCGCGGCGTGGGTGACGGCGTTGGTGACCAGCTCGGAGACGATCAGCAGCAGGCCGTCGGTGAGGTCCTCGTAACACTCCCCGGCCAGCCCCGTGGCCCGCAGCAGGTCGCGCACCGCGTGCCTGACCCGCGGCACCGACGACTCGCGCGCCCCGGCGACGATCCGCCACAGCCCGTCAGCGGCCCGCTCCACCTCGACAGCGTCCGGCGCCTGCGTCGGCGCCACCGCTGTCGACGTCCCCGTAGTCGTCCGCTCCACGTCCAGCCACCCTTCGTCCGGGCCTCGGGAGGCACCGTCGGCACCGGCCGACCATCCGGGAACGGGGCGTTCCGTTCAGGGCTCCCCTTCATCTCCGAGGCTAGGAGAGCCATCGGAATCCCCGTGCCCGGTCGAGGAACTTGCCCCCGCCAGACCGTTTCCGACCGACCATGAGCGCAACAGCTCATCTCCTGCCCGACTTTCCCCTCACCCCCGGCGCAGTACCGTTCACCCTCCCCGACCCCCGAGCCCCGCCCAGGACCTGCACCCCACGGCCGCGCCCCTGGGCGAGCCCCAGCCATGCACCCCCGGGCACGAGAACCGCAGGTGGGGACGGTGCGGGCAGACCCAGACGGGTGGGCGGGAGGCACTCCGAAAGCCTGATAGTGTTCTCTCTGTCGCCACGGGGACAGCAAGAAAAACCCCGAGGCACACACCCTGTCCGGGTGGCGGAATGGCAGACGCGCTAGCTTGAGGTGCTAGTGCCCTTTATCGGGCGTGGGGGTTCAAGTCCCCCCTCGGACACCGACCGTGAGCCCACGGGTTCTGGGAAAGTGCTGGTTGAGATTCATCTCGACCAGCACTTTCTGCTTTCCGGAATCGTACGTGAGGATCAGGCCCAGCTGCTGGTAGAGCGCAGCCCGGTGGGCAGGCTCGGCGTCGGCGAGCACTTTGACCAGGTCACAGTGACCGCGGGCGAGGGTGGCAATGTCGTCCCGGGTCAGGTGGCCGGTGCGGGCTTGCTGGGCTGCGCGGAGTTCGGCTTCGGCGCGGGTGCGGTCGGCTTGGGTCTGGGTGATCCACTGGGTGACGACGGTGGGGTCGGCGCCGGCTTCGAGGGCGGCGCGGTGGGTAGCGAGTTTGGCGTCGCAGTCGGTGATGATGTTGCGGGCACTCTCGGCGCGCAGGGCGTGGCCGGTGGCCGGGGTGGGGCTGAGGTTCTGGGCGGCGGCGAGGAGGTCGATCGTGTCGTCGAGTCGGTGGGGGGCGAACATCTTGGCGAGCCAGTGGTCGAGCGGGCCGAGGACGTCCCTTTCCCGAAGGTAGATGTTGCGGGGGTGCTGGATTCGGTTAGCGAGGGCGTATTCGGCGGGATAGCGGCAGCGGTGGTAGGCCTCACCGTGGGACCAGTTGCCCTGCATCCTGCGCTCACAGTCAAAGCAGATGAAGGCACCGCGCAGGAGGTAGAGGTTGCTGGTGCGCTCGACGCCGGGGGCGGCATGGACTCGGGTGCGGGAGGCGATGATGTCCTGGGCCTGGGCGAAGGTCTCGTCGTCGACGAGTGGGGTGTGGACGATCTTGTCGGAGACGATCCACTTGTCCTGAGTGTTCCAGCGCAGGGTGGTGGTGTAGCCGAGGGTGACGTCCTCGAGGTCGAGGAGGGTCTCGTCCTTGCGCTGCTTGTTCCAGACCTGACGGCCCGTGTAGCGAGGGTTGGTGAGGATCACCCGGACAGCTGACTTGGACCACGCGATGCCGCTGCGGTGGCTGTTGCGGGCAGGGTCGTGGGCGGAGGGGCAGGGGATGCCGTCGGCGGTCAGGCCCTCGGCGATGGCAAAGAATCCCTTGCCCGCGAGAAATTCACGAAAGATACGCTGAACGACCCAGAAGGTGGCCGGGTTGGGGGCCAGCCCGTGCAGGCGCTTGCCGTCCGTGGCCTTGGCCGGGTTGGGGTGCGGGCCGAGGTCGATGATCATGTAGCCGTAGGGCGGGCGGCCACCGAGGAAGCGTCCCTCCAGGCGGGCCTGGGCGGCCATCGCGCTGCGGACCCGGATGCGGACGCGGTTGCGTTCGCCCTTGGAGACGCCGCCGAAGACCGACATGATCATGTCGTGGGCCTCGTTGTCGGGGTCGATCGCCCCGCCGACCTCGGGGACCCATAGCGGCACGCCGTAGTGAGTGAAGAAGGGGAAGGTGTTGCCG
It includes:
- a CDS encoding phosphocholine cytidylyltransferase family protein, producing the protein MIGLVLAAGAGRRLRPYTDTLPKALVPVDGEKTVLDLTLGNFAEVGLREAAIVVGYRKEAVYERQEALEQKYGVKLTLVENDKAEEWNNAYSLWCARELFAEGLLLANGDTVHPASVQRTMLDGYDRLIAEGRAPGILLALDTHKKLADEEMKVIVDPVKGMQRITKLMDPAEATGEYIGVTVISPAAAEDLADALRTTYERDPQLYYEDGYQEMADRGLRIDVQPIGEVSWVEVDNHEDLAKAREIACQY
- the idi gene encoding isopentenyl-diphosphate Delta-isomerase → MPESSSTSLATDPAGEVAEPAAAPEILLELVDDKGATIGTAEKLWAHQQPGHLHRAFSVFLFDQQGRLLLQRRALSKYHSPGVWSNTCCGHPYPGEPPFVAAARRTGEELGAAPSLLGAAGTVRYDLPDEASGLIEREWNHLFVGLLTDELRPDPEEVEDTRFVTARELKEMQQERPFSVWFNTVFEAALPGIREIAGPSW
- a CDS encoding ATP-binding protein, producing MAPTQAPDAVEVERAADGLWRIVAGARESSVPRVRHAVRDLLRATGLAGECYEDLTDGLLLIVSELVTNAVTHAAVLSPRVTTEVEIGCGQVRVAVEDGHPHQPKAVQSDPEQTGGRGLLLVKSIAVAAGGACDVERTGDGGKVIWASLPLPATTGRAGSGSGDHRTGSR
- a CDS encoding recombinase family protein, encoding MTWADEVFGRRNFDIGHSRALPWKRRPRSTALLAALADPNRGFDAVVIGEPQRAFYGNQFGNTFPFFTHYGVPLWVPEVGGAIDPDNEAHDMIMSVFGGVSKGERNRVRIRVRSAMAAQARLEGRFLGGRPPYGYMIIDLGPHPNPAKATDGKRLHGLAPNPATFWVVQRIFREFLAGKGFFAIAEGLTADGIPCPSAHDPARNSHRSGIAWSKSAVRVILTNPRYTGRQVWNKQRKDETLLDLEDVTLGYTTTLRWNTQDKWIVSDKIVHTPLVDDETFAQAQDIIASRTRVHAAPGVERTSNLYLLRGAFICFDCERRMQGNWSHGEAYHRCRYPAEYALANRIQHPRNIYLRERDVLGPLDHWLAKMFAPHRLDDTIDLLAAAQNLSPTPATGHALRAESARNIITDCDAKLATHRAALEAGADPTVVTQWITQTQADRTRAEAELRAAQQARTGHLTRDDIATLARGHCDLVKVLADAEPAHRAALYQQLGLILTYDSGKQKVLVEMNLNQHFPRTRGLTVGVRGGT